One genomic window of Solea solea chromosome 12, fSolSol10.1, whole genome shotgun sequence includes the following:
- the LOC131469458 gene encoding arg8-vasotocin receptor-like, with translation MHTPAYALLLSGGNRSLGFTPTNDLTMGALGNNTVHPNGSDPFARNEEVAQMEIMVLSITFVVAVIGNVSVLLAMYNTKKKMSRMHLFIKHLSLADLVVAFFQVLPQLCWDITYRFYGPDFLCRIVKHLQVMGMFASTYMMVMMTLDRYIAICHPLKTLQQPTQRSYIMIVSTWMCSLVLSTPQYFIFSLSEVKNGSGTYDCWANFIEPWGTKLYITWITGGIFLVPVVILGMCYGFICHNIWKNIKYKKRKTTAGSASKSGLIGKNSVSSVTTISRAKLRTVKMTFVIVLAYIICWAPFFTVQMWSVWDEDFQYAESENTAVTLSALLASLNSCCNPWIYMIFSGHLLQDFLHCFSGCHKTNMDFKKEDSDSSIRRTTLLTKMTNRSPTGSTGNWRELDNSLKSSIQTE, from the exons ATGCACACTCCTGCTTATGCGTTGCTTCTAAGCGGAGGGAACCGGTCTCTGGGTTTCACTCCCACTAACGACCTAACGATGGGGGCGCTTGGGAACAACACAGTCCATCCAAATGGTTCCGATCCATTTGCGAGAAACGAGGAGGTGGCCCAAATGGAGATCATGGTCTTAAGCATCACCTTCGTGGTTGCAGTGATTGGAAATGTGAGCGTCCTCTTGGCGATGTACAACACCAAGAAGAAGATGTCGCGGATGCACCTCTTCATCAAGCACCTGAGCCTGGCGGACCTGGTGGTCGCCTTCTTCCAGGTACTGCCGCAACTCTGCTGGGACATCACCTACCGCTTCTACGGTCCAGACTTTCTCTGCAGGATAGTGAAGCACCTCCAGGTGATGGGGATGTTTGCCTCCACCTacatgatggtgatgatgacccTGGACCGTTATATTGCCATCTGCCACCCCCTGAAAACTCTCCAGCAGCCCACCCAGCGCTCCTACATCATGATCGTCTCAACGTGGATGTGCAGCCTGGTCCTCAGTACACCGCAGTACTTCATCTTCTCCCTGAGCGAGGTGAAGAACGGCTCGGGCACCTACGACTGTTGGGCGAACTTCATCGAGCCCTGGGGCACCAAGTTGTACATCACCTGGATCACTGGCGGCATCTTCCTCGTGCCAGTGGTCATTCTTGGGATGTGCTACGGGTTCATCTGCCACAATATTTGGAAAAACATCAAATACAAGAAAAGGAAGACGACGGCAGGTTCTGCGAGCAAGAGCGGGCTGATTGGGAAGAATTCAGTCAGCAGCGtcacaaccatctccagagCGAAGCTGAGGACCGTTAAAATGACTTTTGTGATCGTCTTGGCTTACATAATTTGCTGGGCACCGTTTTTCACAGTGCAGATGTGGTCAGTGTGGGACGAAGACTTCCAATATGCTG AATCTGAGAACACAGCAGTGACTCTGTCTGCACTCCTCGCCAGCCTCAACAGCTGCTGTAACCCCTGGATATACATGATCTTCAGTGGTCACCTCCTCCAGGATTTTTTGCACTGCTTCTCTGGctgtcacaaaacaaacatggactTCAAGAAGGAGGACTCAGACAGCAGCATCCGCAGGACGACGCTGCTGACTAAGATGACCAACCGCAGCCCCACAGGCAGCACTGGCAACTGGAGGGAGCTGGACAACTCTCTCAAGTCCTCCATTCAGAcggagtaa